The nucleotide sequence GCGGTGGTCGGCGCGGTCGCGGCCACCTCCCGCCGGGCCGTCGACGAGGCGCTGATGCGCGGGCTCGACGTCGTGATGGCGTTCCCCGGAATCGCCCTCGCCGCCGTCCTGGTCGCCGTCTTCGGCGGCGGCATCGGCGTACTGGTGCTGGCCATCGCGTTCCTCTACGTGCCGTCGGTGGCCCGGGTGGTCCGCGCCAACGTGCTGGCCCAGTACGGCGAGGACTACGTGGCCGCCGAACGGGTCATCGGGGCCCGCACGCCACACATCCTGGTCAGACACGTCGCCGTCAACTGCGCCGCGCCGATCCTGGTCTTCTGCACCGTGATGGTGGCCGACGCGATCGTCTTCGAGGCGTCCCTGTCGTTCATCGGCGCCGGAGTACGCCCACCCGCCCCCTCCTGGGGCAGCGTCATCGCCGACGGCCGCAACATGGTGCTGCTCGGCGGCTGGTGGGCCACCGTCTTTCCCGGGCTGCTGATCCTGGTGACGGTCCTGGCGTTGAACATCCTCGCCGAGGGGGTCTCGGACGCCTGGGCCGCGCCGGCCGGCAGGCAGGCCGAACCGGTCCGCCGAAGCGAGGACGTGGACGCGCTGGAGCAGGCCCGGCCCGGCTCCAGAGAGGTCACCCCGCTGCCCGGCCTCGCCGCGGCGGCCCGCCGGATCGCCGAACGCGCCCGCCCGCTGCCGCAGGGCGAGCCGATCCTGCGGGTCAGTGGACTGGCTGTCGGCTTCGACGGCCGACACGACGACGTGGACATCGTGGCCGGCATCTCCTTCGACGTACGCCCGGGCGAGGTGCTCGGCCTGGTCGGCGAGTCCGGCTGCGGCAAGTCGTTGACCGCGCTGACCGTCATGGGGCTCCAGCCGCGCGGCGCCCGGGTCCGGGGCGAGATCCGCTTCGGCGGTCAGGACCTGCTCGCCCTCTCCCCGGCCGGCCGGCGCCGGCTGCTCGGGCACGACATGGCGATGATCTACCAGGACGCCCTCTCCTCGCTGAACCCGGCGATGACCATCCGGGCCCAGTTGAAGCAGATCGTCCGGCGGGGCGGTCGGCGCACCCCTGTCGAGCTGCTGGAGCTGGTCGGGCTCGATCCGGCCCGTACGCTCTCCGCCTATCCGCACGAGCTCTCCGGTGGCCAGCGGCAACGGGTCCTCATCGCGATGGCGCTCTCCCGCGACCCACGGCTGATCATCGCCGACGAGCCGACCACCGCGCTGGACGTGACCGTGCAGGCGCAGGTGATCCAGCTCCTGCTCCGACTGCGTGCGGAACTCGGCTTCGCCCTGATCCTCGTCTCGCACGACCTCGCCCTGGTCGCCGACGTCACCGACCGGGTGGTGGTGATGTACGGCGGCCAGATCGTCGAGAGTGGCGTCACCGCCACACTCGTCGGCGCGCCCGCGCACCACTACGCCCGGGGACTGCTCGGCTCGGTGCTGTCGCTGGAGACCGGTGCCGATCGGCTGACCCAGATCCGTGGTGTGGTCCCGTCCCCGGCGGACTTCCCCGCCGGGTGCCGGTTCGCCGACCGCTGCCCGATGGCCACCGAGGTCTGCCGGGTCGAGCCGCCCCGGCTGGTCGGCGCCGTGGAACACGCGGTCGCCTGCCACCATCCGGCGCTGGAGATCCCGCCGCCCCCCGACGTGGGCCACGAATCCCAGGGCGCCGCCGTGCCCGCACCGACCAGCCGGGCGGAGGCCCGATGAGCGCGCCACACCCCGCCGCCCTGGTGGAACTCGCGGACGTGCACGTCGAACACCGGGCCCGCTCCGGCGGGCTGTTCCGGCGTGAGCGCGTCCACGCGCTCACCGGGGTGGAACTCCGGGTCGCGACCGGCGAAACCGTCGGGGTGGTGGGCGAGTCCGGCTGCGGCAAGTCCACCCTGGCGAAGGTCGTGGTCGGGCTCCAGCCGCCGACCTCCGGCACGGTGCGGTTCGCCGGCCAGGACCTCTGGTCGATGCCGCCCTCGGCCCGGTTGTCGGCGGTCGGCGCGAGCACCGGGATGATCTTCCAGGATCCGTCGACCGCGCTCAACCGGCGGTTGCCGATCCGACAGGTGCTCCGCGACCCGCTCGACGTGCACCGGCGGGGCACGCCGCGGGCACGGGAGGAGCGGGTACGG is from Micromonospora sp. WMMD1102 and encodes:
- a CDS encoding dipeptide/oligopeptide/nickel ABC transporter permease/ATP-binding protein; translated protein: MTPDDTTEAAAGGGPAGTGLDTRPRGMRPGLASRLSRPGIRFRRLGLPSWISVAVLSAIALAALLAPLIAPHSPYVQEIPGGGPSATHWMGLDSANRDILTRLLHGARWSLLIGLGATAIALAVGAVVGAVAATSRRAVDEALMRGLDVVMAFPGIALAAVLVAVFGGGIGVLVLAIAFLYVPSVARVVRANVLAQYGEDYVAAERVIGARTPHILVRHVAVNCAAPILVFCTVMVADAIVFEASLSFIGAGVRPPAPSWGSVIADGRNMVLLGGWWATVFPGLLILVTVLALNILAEGVSDAWAAPAGRQAEPVRRSEDVDALEQARPGSREVTPLPGLAAAARRIAERARPLPQGEPILRVSGLAVGFDGRHDDVDIVAGISFDVRPGEVLGLVGESGCGKSLTALTVMGLQPRGARVRGEIRFGGQDLLALSPAGRRRLLGHDMAMIYQDALSSLNPAMTIRAQLKQIVRRGGRRTPVELLELVGLDPARTLSAYPHELSGGQRQRVLIAMALSRDPRLIIADEPTTALDVTVQAQVIQLLLRLRAELGFALILVSHDLALVADVTDRVVVMYGGQIVESGVTATLVGAPAHHYARGLLGSVLSLETGADRLTQIRGVVPSPADFPAGCRFADRCPMATEVCRVEPPRLVGAVEHAVACHHPALEIPPPPDVGHESQGAAVPAPTSRAEAR